In one window of Lampris incognitus isolate fLamInc1 chromosome 3, fLamInc1.hap2, whole genome shotgun sequence DNA:
- the LOC130110700 gene encoding forkhead box protein Q1-like, whose product MKLEVFSASHFVQKPLELCIDVEGGVPSPLSGDELGSDGDCVANSPAPVTQSGDGKGKPYTRRPKPPYSYIALIAMAIRDSGSGRLTLAEINDYLMKKFPFFRGSYTGWRNSVRHNLSLNDCFLKVLRDPSRPWGKDNYWMLNPHSEYTFADGVFRRRRKRITKRPSKEEEENSDVHLPSQDTHLPMPAGTAPSHDETAGPKFSSSFAIDSILSKPFERREDCHVDRDATANPPVYWSPGPHHILPSYTLCYPAPLGPAPHTYHRCSLPDAALGTEHSRGVLTYLHLTSQGMPKSEAFPSLKMPRARGGSFHIDSLLS is encoded by the coding sequence ATGAAACTTGAAGTTTTCTCCGCCAGCCACTTTGTTCAGAAGCCGCTGGAGCTGTGCATCGACGTGGAGGGAGGCGTCCCCTCGCCCCTATCCGGAGACGAGCTGGGCTCGGACGGGGACTGCGTGGCCAACAGTCCGGCACCTGTCACCCAGAGCGGCGATGGCAAGGGGAAGCCGTACACTCGCAGACCCAAGCCTCCCTACTCCTACATCGCCCTCATCGCCATGGCCATCCGGGACTCCGGCAGCGGCCGCCTCACCCTGGCGGAGATCAACGACTACCTGATGAAGAAGTTCCCGTTTTTCCGCGGCAGTTACACTGGCTGGCGGAATTCGGTGCGCCACAACCTGTCGCTCAACGACTGCTTCCTGAAAGTGCTGCGGGACCCGTCCAGGCCCTGGGGCAAAGACAACTACTGGATGCTCAACCCGCACAGCGAATACACCTTCGCTGACGGCGTGTTCCGCCGCAGGAGGAAACGCATCACTAAGAGGCCctccaaggaggaggaggagaactcTGACGTCCACCTCCCCAGCCAAGACACCCACCTCCCCATGCCAGCCGGCACAGCGCCCTCCCACGACGAGACGGCCGGGCCGAAGTTCTCCAGCTCGTTCGCCATAGACAGCATCCTCAGCAAACCGTTTGAGAGGAGAGAGGATTGTCACGTTGACAGAGACGCTACCGCCAACCCCCCGGTCTACTGGTCCCCCGGACCTCATCACATACTGCCGTCCTACACCCTGTGCTACCCGGCGCCGCTGGGACCTGCGCCACACACATACCACAGGTGCAGCCTGCCAGATGCGGCTCTCGGCACAGAGCACAGTAGGGGTGTGCTCACATACCTCCACCTGACGTCACAGGGTATGCCAAAATCGGAGGCTTTCCCCTCACTGAAGATGCCCAGGGCAAGAGGCGGAAGTTTCCATATAGACTCTTTGCTCTCCTAA